The Humulus lupulus chromosome 3, drHumLupu1.1, whole genome shotgun sequence genome window below encodes:
- the LOC133824457 gene encoding uncharacterized protein LOC133824457, translated as METFYNGINYSIHMVLDASANGAILYKSYNEAYEILERIASKNYQWSNARASTSQKVVGVLEVDALTTLTAQVSSTTNLFKNTSLGGMVQPAAMGQLVYVSCVYCGDGNTFESCPSNPTLLNEEKSKSKNEPTSIQSSVEKEKRVGSLNMSNTYPEANIVAIPLQNASDKPMSKPPPPFPQRFQKQQQDSPFRRFLDVLKQLHINIPLVEALEQMPNYVLNNILTKKRRLGKFETVALTEGCSAILKNKIPPKLKDPSSFTIPISTGGREKLGIGEARPTTLTLQLADRSIVHPEGKIEDVLVQVYKFIFLADFIILDYEEDRDVPIILGRPFLATGRTLIDVEKGELTIRAQDE; from the exons atggaaacATTCTATAATGGGATCAATTATTCCATTCACATGGTGTTGGATGCTTCAGCTAATGGGGCTATTCTCTATAAGTCctacaatgaagcctatgagattttggagaggattGCTAGCAAAAATTACCAATGGTCCAATGctagagcctcaacaagtcaaaaAGTAGTGGGTGTACTTGAAGTGGATGCATTGACAACTTTAACCGCTCAAGTTTCATCAACGACTAACCTTTTCAAGAACACAagtttggggggaatggtacaaccaGCTGCTATGGGACAACTTGTTTATGtgtcttgtgtttattgtggagatgggaACACATTTGAGAGTTGTCCTTCGAATCCCACTTTG TTGAATGAGGAGAAATCTAAAAGCAAAaatgagcccacttcaatccaaagtagtgtggaaaaagaaaaaagagttgGGAGTTTGAATATGTCCAATACTTACCCTGAAGCAAATATTGTAGCAATTCCTCTGCAAAATGCATCAGATAAGCCAatgagcaagccacctccaccatttcctcagcgaTTTCAAAAGCAGCAGCAAGATAGCCCATTTCGAAGATTTTTGGATGTATTGAAGCAACTTCACATCAACATACCTCTGGTGGAAGCTTTGGAACAAATGCCTAACTATGTCTTGAATAATATTTTGACAAAGAAGAGGAGGCTTGGAAAATTTGAAACGGTTGCTTTAACTGAAGGTTGTAGTGCTATTTTAAAGAATAAAATTCCTCCAAAGTTGAAGGATCCAAGCAGTTTCACAATTCCAATTTCTACTGGGGGACGAGAA aagttgggaattggagaagcaAGGCCAACTACACTCACTTTGCAATTAGCTGACCGTTCTATAGTGCATCCAGAGGGAAAGATTGAAGACGTCTTAGTACAAGTATACAAGTTCATTTTTCTGGCGGATTTTATTATTCTTGACTATGAGGAAGATAGGGATGTACCGATCATCTTGGGGAGACCATTTCTTGCCACCGGGAGGACGTTGATAGATGTTGAAAAAGGAGAGCTCACCATTCGAGCTCAAGACGAATAA
- the LOC133824458 gene encoding uncharacterized protein LOC133824458 → MNGRLQGGFQGVKGLRQGDPISPLLFVLVMEYLTRLLQLGATQSKFNFHPLCKNLNIINLCFADDLIIFCKENRDSIQCVKQLFEDFCNSTGLKANQSKSSVFFGGVPSLEKVHLLQILQIKEGTFPLNYLGVPMRPTKWKAVDCDVILKKIKLRLHTWASRHLSYAGRTQLITSVLLGLRNYWMNIFMLPQSVIKEIDKLCMWFLWGNNGTRSHLHRASWSKVSLPKAYGGLGFGEGTKWNKAMLAKYIWAISHQLEVLWVKWINAVYLRGQNFWKYQLKADSSWYWRKLCHIRDTFSEVDINAAASHGYFKIGLFYKRIIHQDQVKYHHFVWNRMSVPKHRFIIWQVVNDNLLTRDHLQKVTLCIQSWLGCKWRLRLKDWTCWIEDRRKGVKSEELKLVWEEKGVEKLARNSGNMLKYAILLRGLLQHSGAAWSTIAQLEKVSAKWLCQLA, encoded by the exons ATGAATGGGAGATTACAGGGGGGATTTCAAGGTGTTAAGGGTCTGCGTCAAGGAGACCCTATTTCTCCATTACTTTTTGTACTGGTAATGGAATATCTCACCCGTTTACTGCAGCTAGGAGCTACTCAATCTAAGTTCAATTTCCATCCTCTGTGTAAAAACCTCAACATAATAAATCTCTGCTTTGCGGATGATTTAATCATCTTCTGTAAAGAAAATAGAGACTCAATTCAGTGTGTAAAGCAGCTTTTTGAGGACTTCTGCAACAGCACAGGGCTGAAGGCTAATCAAAGCAAATCCTCTGTCTTTTTTGGAGGTGTGCCGAGCCTTGAAAAAGTTCATTTGCTTCAGATTTTACAGATTAAAGAGGGAACTTTTCCTCTTAATTATCTTGGTGTGCCAATGAGACCAACAAAATGGAAAGCGGTTGATTGTGATGTGATTCTAAAAAAGATTAAACTTCGGCTTCACACTTGGGCTAGTAGGCACCTCTCTTATGCTGGAAGGACTCAACTTATAACTTCTGTTCTATTGGGGTTACGTAACTATTGGATGAATATCTTCATGCTCCCTCAAAGTGTTATCAAGGAGATAGATAAGCTTTGCATGTGGTTCTTGTGGGGTAACAATGGAACCCGAAGTCACTTACATAGAGCTTCTTGGTCCAAAGTTAGCTTGCCTAAAGCTTATGGAGGGTTGGGTTTTGGTGAAGGCACTAAATGGAACAAAGCTATGCTTGCTAAGTATATTTGGGCTATAAGTCATCAGCTTGAGGTGTTATGGGTTAAGTGGATCAATGCTGTCTATTTAAGAGGTCAAAATTTCTGGAAATATCAACTTAAAGCTGACTCTAGTTGGTATTGGCGCAAACTGTGCCATATCAGAGATACATTTTCTGAAGTGGACATAAATGCGGCAGCTAGTCATGGGTACTTCAAGATTGGTTTGTTCTATAAAAGAATAATCCACCAAGATCAAGTTAAGTATCATCATTTTGTGTGGAATAGGATGAGTGTGCCTAAGCATCGATTTATTATTTGGCAAGTGGTAAATGACAACTTACTCACCCGAGACCACTTGCAAAAG GTAACTCTCTGTATTCAATCTTGGTTAGGCTGTAAGTGGCGTCTTCGACTCAAAGATTGGACTTGTTGGATTGAAGATAGGAGGAAGGGTGTGAAGTCAGAG GAGCTCAAGCTAGTTTGGGAAGAGAAAGGAGTAGAAAAGTTGGCAAGAAATAGTGGAAACATGCTGAAATATGCAATTTTGCTAAGAGGATTGCTGCAGCATTCTGGAGCTGCGTGGTCAACTATAGCCCAGCTGGAAAAAGTCAGTGCTAAGTGGCTTTGCCAGCTAGCCTGA